A window from Physeter macrocephalus isolate SW-GA chromosome 11, ASM283717v5, whole genome shotgun sequence encodes these proteins:
- the GLRX5 gene encoding glutaredoxin-related protein 5, mitochondrial, with the protein MSGSLGRAAAALLRWGRGAGGGLRGQGVRAASSGGSGSSERLDALVKKDRVVVFLKGTPEQPQCGFSNAVVQILRLHGVRDYAAYNVLDDPQLRQGIKDYSNWPTIPQVYLNGEFVGGCDILLQMHQNGDLVEELKKLGIRSALLGEKKDQDSK; encoded by the exons ATGAGCGGGTCCCTGGGCCGGGCCGCTGCGGCTCTGCTCCGTTGGGGGCGCGGCGCGGGCGGCGGCCTGCGGGGCCAGGGCGTGCGGGCGGCGAGCTCGGGCGGCAGCGGCTCGTCGGAGCGCCTGGACGCGCTGGTGAAGAAGGACAGGGTGGTGGTCTTCCTAAAGGGGACTCCGGAGCAGCCCCAGTGCGGCTTCAGCAACGCCGTGGTGCAGATCCTGCGGCTGCACGGCGTCCGCGACTACGCGGCCTACAACGTGCTGGACGACCCCCAGCTCCGGCAAG GCATTAAAGACTATTCCAACTGGCCCACCATCCCGCAAGTGTACCTCAACGGCGAGTTCGTAGGCGGCTGTGACATTCTTCTGCAGATGCACCAGAACGGGGACCTGGTGGAAGAACTGAAAAAGCTGGGGATCCGCTCCGCCCTCTTAGGTGAAAAGAAAGATCAAGACTCAAAGTGA